In Hyphomicrobiales bacterium, a single window of DNA contains:
- a CDS encoding HPr family phosphocarrier protein encodes MATLSRDMAITNQRGLHARASAKFVKCAEGFNADITVSKDGQSVPATSIMGLMMLAASIGTSIRVDASGPDAAVAIDALAALVESKFDEE; translated from the coding sequence ATGGCAACACTCTCGCGGGACATGGCAATCACCAACCAGCGCGGGCTTCATGCCCGGGCCTCGGCGAAGTTCGTGAAATGCGCCGAAGGCTTCAACGCCGACATCACCGTGTCCAAGGACGGCCAATCCGTGCCCGCCACCTCGATCATGGGACTGATGATGCTCGCCGCCTCGATCGGCACATCGATCCGCGTCGACGCTTCAGGCCCCGATGCGGCGGTGGCCATTGATGCGCTGGCGGCGCTCGTCGAATCGAAATTCGACGAGGAATGA
- a CDS encoding phenylalanine--tRNA ligase subunit beta, protein MKFTLSWLKDYLDTTATVDEIAAGLLGIGLEVEEVSDKTKALAAFSVAYVQKAEKHPNADKLRLCVVETKDGVKQVVCGAPNARTGMKAIIALPGVVIPVTGQVFTPATIRGSESQAMMCSERELMLSDEHDGIIDVQGDWPVGTPAATALGLDDPMFYVKVTANRPDALGIYGIARDLAAKGLGTLKPLNPPAIKGSFESPIKVTLDFPKGDEKACPLFVGRYIRGAKNGPSPAWMQQRLKAIGLRPISALVDITNYVTFAHARPLHVFDAKKVTGNISARFARDGETIDALDNKTYTLSSGMTVIADEAHAEAVAGIIGGVPSSCTDDTTDVFLEAAWFDPVRTAATGRKLGINSDARYRFERGVDPAFTPTGSDIATQMILDLCGGEASHQVVAGKVPETKRTITLRKARVKQLGGLDCPWADQLKILRALGFAVTEAAGGASCIPPAWRPDVNGEADLVEEICRIVGLENIPFAEMSRPSPVARPVLTPLQKRMLAARRTLASRGFNEAVTYAFLPNAQAKLFGGGQRELQLANAISSELTDMRPSLLPNLLAAAGRNIARGVAGFAMSEVGHAYAGDQPKDETLRAAGIRQGEAVSRQWQGGTRPVDAFDAKADAIAVLEACGMAGATLQIVNTAPAWFHPGRSGTLQMGPQNKIAHFGEVHPGVLAEMDVKGPVVAFEIVLNLIPAPRQKGTAKPALQLSGLMSVSRDFAFVVDDKVQSAELVKAARGVDKVTVTEAQVFDVFKLADGKTSLALEVTLQPRDRTFTDEEIDALSAKIVAAVGKATGATLRS, encoded by the coding sequence ATGAAATTCACCCTCTCCTGGCTCAAGGATTATCTCGATACCACTGCCACCGTTGACGAGATCGCGGCGGGGCTTCTGGGCATTGGCCTCGAAGTGGAGGAGGTGTCCGACAAGACCAAGGCGCTGGCCGCCTTTTCCGTTGCCTACGTGCAGAAGGCGGAGAAGCATCCCAATGCCGACAAGCTCCGCCTCTGCGTTGTGGAAACGAAAGACGGCGTGAAGCAGGTCGTCTGCGGTGCGCCCAACGCGCGGACCGGCATGAAGGCCATCATCGCCCTGCCCGGTGTCGTAATCCCGGTGACGGGCCAGGTCTTCACGCCTGCCACGATCCGTGGATCGGAATCGCAAGCCATGATGTGTTCCGAACGCGAACTCATGCTCTCCGACGAACATGATGGCATCATTGATGTTCAGGGCGACTGGCCGGTGGGCACGCCCGCCGCGACAGCCCTCGGCCTCGACGATCCCATGTTCTACGTGAAGGTGACGGCGAACCGCCCCGATGCGCTGGGCATCTACGGCATCGCCCGCGACCTCGCCGCCAAGGGCCTCGGCACGCTGAAGCCGCTCAACCCGCCAGCGATCAAGGGCAGTTTCGAGTCACCCATCAAGGTGACACTCGATTTCCCCAAGGGTGACGAGAAAGCCTGTCCGCTGTTCGTGGGCCGCTACATCCGCGGCGCGAAGAACGGGCCGTCACCGGCGTGGATGCAGCAGCGCCTCAAGGCCATCGGCCTTCGCCCCATTTCCGCGTTGGTGGACATCACCAACTACGTCACCTTCGCCCACGCGCGGCCACTGCATGTGTTCGATGCGAAGAAAGTGACCGGAAACATCAGCGCCCGTTTCGCCCGCGACGGCGAGACGATCGACGCGCTGGACAACAAGACCTACACATTGTCGTCCGGCATGACCGTCATTGCCGACGAGGCCCATGCGGAAGCCGTGGCCGGCATCATCGGCGGCGTTCCCTCCTCCTGCACGGATGACACGACCGACGTGTTCCTCGAAGCCGCCTGGTTTGATCCGGTGCGCACGGCAGCGACGGGCCGCAAGCTCGGCATCAATTCCGATGCGCGCTACCGCTTCGAACGCGGCGTCGACCCCGCCTTCACGCCAACGGGCTCCGACATCGCCACGCAGATGATCCTCGATCTTTGTGGCGGCGAAGCCTCGCATCAGGTTGTGGCCGGCAAGGTGCCGGAAACGAAGCGCACCATCACGCTCCGCAAGGCCCGCGTGAAGCAACTGGGTGGACTGGATTGTCCGTGGGCGGATCAATTGAAGATCCTCCGCGCTCTGGGCTTTGCCGTGACGGAAGCCGCGGGCGGGGCCTCGTGCATTCCCCCGGCATGGCGCCCCGACGTGAACGGCGAGGCCGATCTGGTGGAAGAGATCTGCCGCATCGTCGGACTCGAGAACATTCCCTTCGCGGAGATGAGCAGGCCCAGCCCCGTGGCGAGGCCCGTGCTGACGCCGCTGCAGAAGCGCATGCTGGCGGCCCGCCGCACGCTCGCCTCGCGCGGCTTCAACGAGGCCGTCACCTACGCCTTCCTGCCGAATGCGCAGGCCAAACTCTTCGGAGGTGGCCAGCGGGAACTGCAGCTGGCCAACGCCATCTCCTCGGAACTGACCGACATGCGGCCTTCGCTGCTGCCCAACCTGCTCGCCGCGGCAGGGCGCAACATCGCGCGCGGCGTCGCGGGCTTCGCCATGAGTGAAGTGGGCCACGCCTATGCCGGCGACCAGCCCAAGGATGAAACCCTGCGCGCCGCGGGCATTCGCCAGGGCGAGGCCGTGTCGCGCCAGTGGCAGGGCGGCACCCGGCCTGTCGATGCCTTCGACGCCAAGGCCGACGCCATCGCCGTGCTGGAAGCCTGCGGCATGGCCGGTGCGACCTTGCAGATCGTCAACACCGCGCCGGCCTGGTTCCATCCCGGCCGCTCCGGCACCTTGCAGATGGGGCCGCAGAACAAGATCGCCCATTTCGGCGAGGTGCACCCCGGAGTGCTGGCGGAGATGGACGTGAAGGGCCCTGTGGTGGCCTTTGAGATCGTGCTCAACCTCATCCCCGCGCCGCGCCAGAAGGGCACGGCGAAACCTGCGCTGCAACTCTCCGGCCTCATGAGCGTGTCGCGCGACTTCGCCTTCGTGGTGGATGACAAGGTGCAATCAGCCGAGCTGGTGAAGGCCGCTCGCGGCGTCGACAAGGTGACAGTCACCGAGGCGCAGGTCTTCGACGTCTTCAAGCTCGCCGATGGCAAGACCTCACTGGCACTGGAAGTGACGTTGCAGCCCAGGGACAGGACCTTCACCGACGAGGAAATCGACGCGCTCTCGGCCAAGATCGTCGCTGCTGTCGGCAAGGCCACGGGCGCCACGCTGCGCAGTTGA
- a CDS encoding aspartate ammonia-lyase codes for MSTRTERDSLGEWVVPAEADYGVHTARAAANFPITGTLLRHYPELVVALAMTKKAAAEANAKLGVLDPRIASAISAACDRLIAGENHQHFIVDMVQGGAGTSTNMNANEVIANMALRELGEARGRYDIVNPNDHVNLSQSTNDVYPTAVRLTMLREVPALISAQEFLKSALEERAQAFHHIIKVGRTQLMDAVPMRLGSEFKAFAVTVGEDIDRLREFASLLREVNLGGTAIGTGINTPRDYSRIVINRLAAISGVPLVPAGDLIEATSDMGAFVTFSGVLKRIAVKLSKICNDLRLLNSGPRAGLGEIRLPAVQAGSSIMPGKVNPVIPEVVNQIAYQVIGNDLTVTLGAEAGQLQLNAMEPVIVFNILQSMRMLSRGMTALRDKCIMGIEADEERCRELLDHSLVAVTALNPYIGYDEASRVAKQALKTRSSIREVVLAEKLMTAEQLAEAFATENLLGQRGR; via the coding sequence ATGTCAACGCGCACGGAACGTGATTCATTGGGCGAATGGGTTGTGCCGGCGGAGGCCGACTACGGCGTTCATACCGCCCGCGCCGCCGCCAACTTCCCCATCACCGGCACGCTGCTGCGCCATTATCCCGAACTTGTCGTGGCACTCGCCATGACCAAGAAGGCCGCTGCCGAGGCCAACGCCAAACTCGGGGTCCTCGACCCGCGCATCGCCTCTGCCATTTCCGCCGCCTGCGACCGCCTGATCGCGGGCGAGAACCACCAGCACTTCATCGTCGACATGGTGCAGGGTGGAGCGGGCACCTCCACCAATATGAACGCCAACGAGGTGATCGCCAACATGGCGCTCCGCGAACTGGGCGAGGCCCGGGGCCGCTACGACATCGTCAACCCGAACGACCACGTCAATCTCTCGCAGTCCACCAACGATGTGTACCCCACCGCCGTCCGCCTCACCATGCTGCGCGAAGTTCCGGCCCTGATCTCGGCCCAGGAATTCCTGAAGTCGGCGCTGGAGGAGCGTGCCCAGGCCTTCCATCACATCATCAAGGTCGGGCGCACCCAGTTGATGGATGCCGTGCCCATGCGGCTCGGCTCCGAGTTCAAGGCCTTCGCCGTGACCGTGGGCGAGGATATTGACCGCCTCCGCGAGTTTGCCTCGCTGCTGCGCGAGGTGAACCTCGGCGGCACGGCCATCGGCACCGGCATCAACACGCCGCGCGACTATTCCCGCATCGTCATCAACAGGCTCGCCGCCATTTCCGGCGTGCCGCTGGTTCCCGCCGGAGACCTGATCGAGGCGACGTCCGACATGGGCGCCTTCGTCACCTTCTCGGGCGTGCTGAAGCGCATTGCCGTGAAGCTGTCGAAAATCTGCAATGATCTCCGCCTGCTCAACAGCGGCCCCCGCGCCGGTCTCGGTGAAATCCGCCTGCCCGCCGTGCAGGCCGGCTCATCCATCATGCCGGGCAAGGTCAATCCCGTGATTCCCGAAGTGGTGAACCAGATTGCCTACCAGGTGATCGGCAATGACCTCACCGTCACGCTGGGCGCCGAGGCGGGGCAATTGCAGCTCAACGCCATGGAGCCCGTCATCGTCTTCAACATCCTGCAATCCATGCGCATGCTGAGCCGCGGAATGACGGCCCTGCGCGACAAATGCATCATGGGCATCGAGGCCGATGAAGAGCGCTGCCGCGAACTGCTCGACCACTCGCTGGTCGCAGTGACGGCGCTCAATCCCTACATCGGGTATGACGAGGCAAGCCGCGTGGCGAAGCAGGCGCTGAAAACACGCAGCAGCATCCGCGAAGTGGTGCTGGCGGAAAAGCTGATGACAGCGGAACAACTGGCAGAAGCATTCGCGACCGAAAACCTGCTGGGCCAGCGCGGCCGCTAG
- a CDS encoding PTS sugar transporter subunit IIA, which yields MIGLVLVTHGRLASEFIHAVEHVVGKQEQIEAICIGPDDKMDARRADIAAAAKRSDTGEGVIILTDMFGGTPSNLAISLLEEGKIEVVAGLNLPMLVKLARVRRDCNLHKAAAAAQDAGRKYINIASQVLGD from the coding sequence ATGATCGGACTTGTGCTCGTCACCCACGGGCGACTTGCCTCGGAATTCATCCACGCCGTTGAGCATGTGGTGGGCAAGCAGGAGCAGATCGAGGCGATCTGCATCGGACCCGACGACAAGATGGATGCCCGCCGGGCCGACATCGCCGCCGCTGCCAAGCGCAGCGATACCGGCGAAGGCGTCATCATCCTCACCGACATGTTTGGCGGCACGCCCTCCAACCTTGCGATCTCGCTCCTCGAAGAGGGAAAGATCGAGGTGGTGGCTGGTCTCAATCTGCCCATGCTGGTGAAGCTCGCCCGCGTGCGGCGCGACTGCAACCTGCACAAGGCGGCGGCTGCCGCGCAGGATGCGGGCCGCAAATACATCAACATCGCCAGCCAGGTTCTGGGGGACTGA
- a CDS encoding carbohydrate ABC transporter permease codes for MRVQKAGSRISLLPLVVFLALAAFILLPFLQSFILSFVSTMPRDDIAEGSWSLINYANIVALPALRESILNSTLYVLINVALCLAVGLPAAYAYSRYSFVGDRHAFFILLIFRVTPPVVLSLPIFILFSKFGLVNSPLGIALVHCLFNVPIAIWVLESFISAIPAELDETAFLDGHSLPGFFVRMLIPAIAPGIGVTAFFCFIFSWVEVVFARILTVTAGMPITMAINSLIGIRTDVGLVMAMSTVSLLPGLLMIYFVRNHLARGFVIRT; via the coding sequence ATGCGCGTGCAGAAGGCCGGGAGCCGCATCAGCCTGTTGCCCCTCGTCGTGTTCCTGGCGCTTGCGGCCTTCATCCTGTTGCCTTTCCTGCAATCCTTCATCCTCAGCTTTGTCTCCACCATGCCCCGCGACGACATCGCCGAAGGTTCTTGGAGTTTGATCAACTACGCCAACATCGTGGCGCTGCCAGCGCTCCGTGAATCGATCCTCAATTCGACGCTCTACGTGCTGATCAACGTGGCGCTCTGCCTCGCCGTGGGTCTGCCCGCGGCCTATGCCTATTCGCGCTACAGTTTCGTGGGCGACAGGCACGCCTTCTTCATCCTGCTCATCTTCCGGGTGACGCCGCCTGTGGTCCTGTCGCTGCCGATCTTCATCCTGTTCTCGAAGTTCGGGCTGGTGAATTCTCCCCTCGGCATTGCCCTGGTGCACTGCCTTTTCAACGTGCCGATCGCGATCTGGGTCCTGGAGAGTTTCATCTCGGCCATTCCGGCGGAACTCGATGAAACGGCTTTCCTCGACGGCCATTCCCTGCCCGGCTTTTTCGTGCGCATGCTGATCCCGGCCATCGCTCCAGGGATCGGCGTCACCGCCTTCTTCTGCTTCATCTTCTCCTGGGTGGAGGTGGTTTTCGCCCGCATCCTCACCGTCACCGCCGGCATGCCCATCACCATGGCCATCAATTCGCTGATCGGCATCCGCACCGACGTCGGCCTGGTCATGGCCATGAGCACGGTGTCGCTGCTCCCGGGCCTGCTGATGATCTATTTCGTCCGCAACCATCTCGCCCGCGGTTTCGTCATCCGCACGTAA
- a CDS encoding sugar ABC transporter permease has translation MKRHDNRAWLLLVPAGLIMLAVGVLPLVAVFNYSFHDIFTLQKLHWVGLDWYQEIVRSERFHGSLLRSLLFSALVLTVQLPLGIAIALMLTQHPRWRTPVIMLLALPLVVPWNMIPMMWLSFIAKTGIAGGTMAALGIPFDYRFTAIHTWIVLLAMDTWHWLGLVVILSYAGLSGISPDYYKAAAIDGASRTAVFRYIQLPKISGVLSIAVLLRFVDSFMIYTEAFRINAGGPRNATMFLSLDLGEEIGSFTYGAAAARSMVYFLLVITAAWTFRTVMDRRKSALQGINT, from the coding sequence ATGAAACGGCATGACAACCGCGCCTGGCTGCTTCTGGTTCCGGCCGGGCTCATCATGCTGGCCGTGGGCGTGTTGCCGCTCGTCGCCGTCTTCAACTATTCCTTCCACGACATCTTCACCCTGCAGAAGCTGCATTGGGTGGGGCTGGACTGGTACCAGGAGATCGTGCGCTCCGAACGTTTCCACGGCAGCCTGCTGCGCAGCCTGCTGTTCTCCGCTCTCGTGCTCACGGTGCAATTGCCGCTCGGCATCGCCATCGCACTCATGCTCACGCAGCATCCGCGCTGGCGTACGCCGGTGATCATGCTGCTCGCCCTGCCGCTCGTCGTGCCGTGGAACATGATCCCCATGATGTGGCTGAGCTTCATCGCCAAGACGGGGATCGCCGGCGGGACCATGGCGGCGCTGGGCATTCCCTTTGACTACAGGTTCACCGCCATCCACACCTGGATCGTGCTGCTGGCGATGGACACCTGGCACTGGCTGGGCCTTGTGGTCATTCTCTCCTATGCGGGCCTCTCCGGCATCTCGCCCGACTACTACAAGGCCGCCGCCATTGACGGCGCATCGCGCACCGCCGTCTTCCGCTACATCCAGTTGCCGAAGATCAGCGGTGTTCTCTCCATTGCGGTGCTGCTGCGCTTCGTCGACAGCTTCATGATCTACACCGAGGCCTTCCGCATCAACGCGGGCGGGCCACGGAATGCCACCATGTTCCTCTCGCTCGACCTGGGCGAGGAAATCGGCAGCTTCACCTATGGCGCGGCAGCGGCGCGCTCCATGGTCTACTTCCTGCTGGTGATCACCGCCGCCTGGACGTTCCGCACCGTCATGGACCGCCGCAAGAGCGCCTTGCAGGGGATCAACACCTGA